In a genomic window of Zingiber officinale cultivar Zhangliang chromosome 9B, Zo_v1.1, whole genome shotgun sequence:
- the LOC122024087 gene encoding GDSL esterase/lipase EXL3-like produces the protein MKGARTTSISICCMFILLLENSQAETKWQNKTRSPAIIVFGDSIVDPGNNNAIATMVKCNFAPYGQDFPGGQATGRFSNGKIPSDIMASNLGIKQYVPAYLGTELSAFDILTGVSFASGGSGYDPLTSELVQAISMTQQLNLFKEYKQKLKEIAGEKRANAIISKSLYSVITGTDDLANTYFSTPFRSVEYDLPSYIKFVVQCASSFLQELYHLGARKVAVAGVSPIGCLPSQRSLAGGIERECVTRYNEAALMLNSVLAKEIQRLNYTLPGSEFLFVDMYDTLLDMIQHPNAYGFEEVAKGCCGTGIFEVTLTCNRFTAGVCEDVSKYLFWDVYHPTERGYEIMIQKLQTKYSPFFN, from the exons ATGAAGGGAGCAAGGACTACATCGATCTCTATTTGCTGTATGTTCATCCTTTTGCTAGAGAACTCTCAAGCCGAGACTAAGTGGCAAAACAAAACAAGATCTCCGGCGATTATCGTTTTCGGTGACTCAATAGTCGACCCGGGCAACAACAATGCGATCGCCACTATGGTCAAGTGCAACTTCGCGCCGTACGGGCAGGACTTCCCCGGGGGTCAAGCCACCGGCAGGTTCAGCAATGGCAAGATCCCCTCAGACATTATGG CTTCTAATCTAGGAATCAAGCAATACGTGCCGGCGTATCTCGGAACTGAGCTCAGCGCGTTCGATATCCTCACCGGCGTAAGCTTTGCCTCCGGTGGCTCGGGATACGACCCCCTCACGAGTGAACTAGTG CAAGCCATATCGATGACTCAGCAACTGAATTTGTTCAAGGAGTACAAGCAAAAGCTGAAAGAGATTGCAGGAGAGAAAAGAGCAAATGCCATAATCTCCAAGAGCCTCTACTCTGTGATCACGGGGACTGATGACCTAGCCAACACATATTTTTCAACCCCTTTTCGAAGCGTAGAGTATGATCTTCCTTCCTACATCAAATTTGTGGTGCAATGTGCTTCGAGTTTCTTGCAG GAACTTTACCATTTGGGGGCTCGAAAGGTGGCCGTCGCCGGAGTTTCTCCGATTGGATGTCTACCGTCACAAAGGAGCTTAGCCGGAGGAATCGAAAGAGAATGCGTCACTCGCTACAACGAAGCTGCCCTCATGCTCAACTCTGTTCTAGCAAAAGAGATCCAGAGGCTGAATTATACTCTGCCGGGATCGGAGTTTCTTTTCGTCGATATGTATGACACTTTGCTCGATATGATACAGCACCCAAATGCTTACG GGTTCGAAGAGGTCGCGAAGGGATGCTGTGGCACAGGGATCTTTGAGGTCACGCTGACTTGCAACAGATTCACAGCGGGAGTCTGTGAAGATGTTTCAAAGTACCTATTTTGGGATGTCTATCATCCAACAGAAAGAGGCTACGAGATCATGATACAAAAACTTCAAACAAAGTATAGTCCATTCTTTAACTGA
- the LOC122022440 gene encoding bZIP transcription factor 27-like, producing MIDNHRPSPKDTNENGNHYDVSDHPANTRAVSSSSRASPSSAATSSAQPTAPKGHTIEDVWNDISLHRDDSHWHRTHPLPHRSLRTMILQDFLSGPLIRPPSAATAFDCPPSAAVHPTALSLEIHLIPPDSIHSGSAASPSPSPSFVFPAFSDTNPPPSSPIGLFSFCSKKKPLSDPPSNSGVVRRHNRMMKNRESASRSRARKQAYVNELEVEISQLQEENSRLKKELKKLHKVMASKQLFPSKNKLQRSSTASF from the exons ATGATTGACAACCACAGGCCGTCGCCGAAGGATACGAACGAGAACGGCAACCACTATGACGTCTCCGACCACCCCGCCAACACCCGAGCGGTCTCTTCCTCCTCCCGCGCCTCCCCTTCCTCCGCCGCCACCTCCTCTGCGCAACCCACGGCCCCCAAGGGCCACACTATCGAGGATGTGTGGAACGACATCAGCCTCCACCGCGACGACAGCCACTGGCATCGCACCCACCCGCTCCCCCATCGCTCCCTCCGCACCATGATCCTGCAGGACTTCCTCTCCGGCCCCCTCATCCGCCCTCCTTCCGCGGCCACCGCATTCGACTGCCCTCCCTCCGCTGCCGTCCACCCCACCGCACTCAGCCTCGAGATCCACCTCATCCCGCCCGATTCCATCCACTCCGGTTCCGCcgcctccccctccccctccccctcgtTCGTCTTCCCTGCTTTCTCCGACACCAACCCGCCCCCGTCGTCCCCCATCGGCCTCTTCTCCTTCTGCTCCAAGAAAAAACCCCTCTCCGATCCCCCCTCTAACTCCGGCGTGGTCCGCCGCCACAACCGCATGATGAAGAACCGCGAGTCCGCCTCCCGCTCGCGAGCCAGGAAGCAG GCCTACGTCAACGAGCTCGAAGTGGAAATCTCGCAGCTTCAGGAGGAGAATTCCCGGCTAAAGAAGGAACTCAAGAAG CTACACAAGGTGATGGCCTCCAAGCAACTATTCCCCTCAAAGAACAAGCTGCAGAGGAGCTCAACTGCATCATTCTGA
- the LOC122024071 gene encoding 24-methylenesterol C-methyltransferase 2-like codes for MDLSTAMWTAAVVGAVAVYWFVWVMGSAEVKGKRAVNLKMGSITRDKVQDKYKQYWSFFLRSKEDIAAASDDDNVPAFVDTFYNLVTDIYEWGWGQSFHFSPSLPGRSHREATRIHEERAADLIAARPGQRIVDVGCGVGGPMRAIAAHSGADVVGITINEYQVARARAHNRKAGLDGRCEVVCGNFLEMPFPEGTFDGAYSIEATCHAPRLEDVYREVFRVLKPGALYVSYEWVTTALYRPDDPRHVETIRGIERGDALPGLREQHEVAAIARQAGFEVVEERDLALPPAEPWWTRLKMGRFAYWRNHLLVSVLAALRIAPKGVVDVHEMLYETARHLSDGGDTGIFTPMHMILCRKPPINQ; via the coding sequence ATGGATCTCTCGACGGCGATGTGGACGGCGGCGGTCGTCGGCGCTGTCGCGGTCTACTGGTTCGTGTGGGTGATGGGCTCGGCGGAAGTGAAAGGCAAGCGGGCAGTGAACCTTAAGATGGGATCGATCACGCGGGATAAGGTGCAGGACAAGTACAAGCAGTACTGGTCCTTCTTTCTCCGCTCCAAGGAGGACATTGCCGCCGCGTCCGACGACGACAACGTCCCTGCCTTCGTCGACACCTTCTACAACCTCGTCACAGACATCTACGAGTGGGGATGGGGGCAGTCCTTCCACTTCTCGCCCTCACTTCCCGGCCGCTCCCACCGGGAAGCCACACGCATCCACGAGGAGCGCGCCGCTGATCTCATCGCCGCTCGGCCGGGCCAACGTATCGTCGACGTGGGATGCGGCGTCGGCGGCCCGATGCGCGCCATTGCTGCCCACTCCGGCGCCGACGTCGTCGGCATCACCATCAACGAGTACCAGGTCGCCCGCGCCCGCGCGCACAACCGCAAGGCCGGCCTCGACGGGCGCTGCGAAGTCGTCTGCGGCAACTTCCTCGAGATGCCCTTCCCGGAAGGCACCTTCGACGGCGCTTACTCCATCGAGGCCACCTGCCACGCTCCCCGCCTGGAGGACGTCTACCGCGAGGTCTTCCGCGTGCTCAAGCCCGGCGCCCTCTACGTGTCCTACGAATGGGTCACCACCGCGTTGTACCGGCCGGACGATCCGCGCCACGTCGAGACCATCCGCGGGATCGAGCGCGGCGACGCGCTGCCAGGCCTCCGCGAGCAGCACGAGGTGGCAGCGATCGCGCGCCAAGCAGGCTTCGAGGTCGTGGAGGAGCGCGATCTGGCGCTACCCCCTGCGGAGCCGTGGTGGACGCGTCTCAAGATGGGCCGCTTCGCCTACTGGCGCAACCACCTGCTGGTCTCCGTCCTCGCCGCGCTGCGCATCGCCCCGAAGGGCGTCGTCGACGTCCACGAGATGCTCTACGAGACCGCCCGCCACCTGAGCGACGGCGGCGATACTGGCATCTTCACCCCCATGCACATGATCCTCTGCCGGAAACCTCCCATCAATCAGTAA
- the LOC122024072 gene encoding uncharacterized protein At4g08330, chloroplastic-like, with amino-acid sequence MAVYRCSGCGADLNLSAAHLYPTDAPFEAGNKGTLSFSWVDDALLRFDKEDRIKPFFETPNYWGILRRRTRLHCDACGHLLGHVYEDGLPAIHGPGQDFPRPARYRFKIKALNISSY; translated from the exons ATGGCTGTATACCG GTGTTCTGGCTGCGGCGCGGATCTCAACCTCAGCGCCGCCCACCTGTACCCGACGGACGCCCCGTTCGAGGCCGGCAACAAGGGCACGCTCTCCTTCTCCTGGGTCGACGACGCCCTGCTCCGCTTTGATAAGGAGGACCGGATCAAGCCCTTCTTCGAGACCCCCAACTACTGGGGCATCCTGCGCCGGCGCACCCGCCTCCACTGCGACGCATGCGGCCACCTCCTCGGCCACGTCTACGAGGACGGCCTGCCGGCGATACACGGCCCCGGCCAGGACTTCCCGCGCCCCGCCAGGTACCGATTCAAGATCAAGGCCCTCAATATCTCTTCCTATTGA